The following proteins are encoded in a genomic region of Thermodesulfovibrionia bacterium:
- a CDS encoding ATP-binding cassette domain-containing protein: protein NGAGKSTLFKLITGKEQPDSCEVKIGTTVKIAHVDQARDSLDNDKTVFDAISGGNEILTVGKYETPARAYIGRFNFKGGDQAKIVGQLSGGERGRLHLAQTLISGGNVLLLDEPSNDLDVETLRALEDALLEFAGCVMVISHDRWFLDRIATHILAAEGESKWTFFDGNYQEYEADKRKRLGEEGAKPKRIRYKPISR, encoded by the coding sequence CGAACGGCGCGGGCAAATCCACGCTGTTCAAGCTGATCACCGGAAAAGAACAACCGGATTCCTGCGAAGTGAAGATCGGCACCACCGTCAAGATCGCGCACGTCGATCAGGCGCGCGATTCGCTGGATAACGACAAGACCGTGTTCGACGCGATCTCCGGCGGCAACGAGATCCTGACCGTGGGCAAATACGAAACCCCGGCGCGCGCCTACATCGGCCGCTTCAACTTCAAGGGCGGCGACCAGGCCAAGATCGTCGGCCAGCTTTCCGGCGGCGAGCGCGGCCGCCTGCACCTCGCGCAGACGCTGATCTCCGGCGGCAATGTGCTGCTGCTCGACGAACCCTCCAACGACCTCGACGTGGAAACCCTGCGCGCCCTCGAAGATGCGCTGCTCGAATTTGCCGGCTGCGTAATGGTCATCTCCCACGACCGCTGGTTCCTTGACCGCATCGCGACCCACATCCTCGCGGCGGAAGGCGAATCCAAGTGGACGTTCTTCGACGGCAACTATCAGGAATATGAGGCGGACAAGAGGAAGCGGCTGGGTGAAGAGGGCGCGAAGCCTAAGCGGATTCGGTATAAGCCGATTTCTAGATGA